A genomic window from Ruminiclostridium cellulolyticum H10 includes:
- a CDS encoding IS3 family transposase (programmed frameshift) has protein sequence MAKYSFEFKKQIVKAYLNGEGGYEYLAKQYDIPSFNNIKKWVLNYNAFGDEGLVRSRKQKKYSFEYKLHVVELYLTSEVSYQELAIQEGIRNPALIVKWVNDFRIAGPDALRPKKKGRKKPLSLKRKVTDTNATESIIVDTSAEYVKQLEDELLKLRIENAYLKELRRLRLEEENSSEKAARIVYSLRGDFKLKDILAVVGFPKATYMYWQKRFDRENPDKELEDKILEIHENNKNYGYRRMYGELRNQEFIVNKKKVQRIMQKLSLQVTSFTRKSRKYSSYKGKVGTVAPNRIRRRFNTHIPHQKITTDTTEFKYYEVDSKGHMTMHKLYLDPFMDMYNSEIVSFGIDKHPSAVNIMSALNKAIEITSDCPYRRTFHSDQGWAYQMKVYSHRLKEERIFQSMSRKGNCHDNSVMENFFGLLKQEIYYGVVYYSYEDLKNAIERYIKYYNEQRIKEKLGWLSPAQYRLRLLAA, from the exons ATGGCTAAATATTCTTTTGAATTTAAGAAACAAATTGTAAAAGCCTATCTAAATGGAGAAGGAGGATACGAGTATCTTGCAAAGCAGTATGATATCCCCTCGTTTAACAACATTAAGAAATGGGTCCTTAATTATAATGCTTTTGGCGACGAAGGTTTGGTGCGTTCTCGCAAACAAAAAAAATACTCTTTCGAATATAAACTTCATGTTGTAGAATTATATTTAACAAGTGAGGTTTCATATCAAGAGTTAGCTATTCAAGAAGGAATTCGTAATCCTGCACTGATTGTTAAGTGGGTGAACGATTTTCGGATTGCTGGTCCGGATGCTTTGAGACCTAAGAAGAAAGGTCGGAAGAAACCATTGAGCCTAAAAAGAAAAGTAACAGATACCAATGCAACTGAATCAATTATTGTTGATACTAGTGCTGAATATGTTAAACAGCTTGAAGATGAACTTTTAAAGTTACGTATAGAGAATGCCTATTTAAAAGAACTGAGGAGGCTGCGTTTAGAGGAGGAAA ACTCTTCTGAAAAAGCAGCGAGAATCGTCTACAGCCTCCGAGGAGATTTCAAACTAAAAGACATTCTCGCAGTAGTAGGCTTTCCTAAAGCAACATATATGTATTGGCAGAAAAGATTTGATAGAGAGAATCCAGACAAAGAACTGGAAGATAAGATATTGGAGATTCATGAGAATAATAAGAATTATGGATATCGTCGTATGTATGGTGAACTCAGGAATCAAGAATTTATAGTAAACAAGAAGAAAGTACAGCGAATTATGCAAAAGCTTAGTCTTCAAGTTACTTCTTTTACCAGAAAAAGTCGCAAGTACAGTTCTTATAAGGGAAAAGTTGGAACAGTTGCACCTAACAGAATCCGTAGACGTTTCAATACTCATATTCCACACCAGAAGATTACAACTGATACAACAGAGTTTAAATACTACGAAGTTGATTCCAAGGGACATATGACAATGCATAAGCTTTACCTGGATCCTTTTATGGATATGTACAATAGTGAAATAGTAAGTTTCGGTATTGATAAACATCCATCTGCAGTAAATATTATGAGTGCACTTAATAAAGCTATTGAAATCACATCTGATTGTCCTTATAGAAGAACATTCCATTCAGATCAAGGTTGGGCTTATCAGATGAAAGTATACTCACATCGTCTCAAAGAAGAACGGATTTTTCAAAGTATGTCTAGAAAAGGTAACTGCCATGATAATTCAGTAATGGAAAACTTCTTTGGTCTGCTAAAACAAGAGATATACTATGGAGTTGTGTACTACAGCTACGAGGACTTAAAAAATGCAATAGAACGATACATAAAGTATTATAACGAGCAAAGAATTAAAGAGAAACTAGGATGGCTGAGTCCTGCTCAATACAGACTTAGGCTCTTGGCTGCATAA
- a CDS encoding recombinase family protein, producing the protein MLGFNKPDINYHIGIYVRQSRDENEENIETIETQKKLLADFVKKNNFGTIYKTYVDDNVSGAGFERYALEELKKDVLACNINLVVLKDLSRLGRNNAKTLLFLDFLEEYGVRVITSDGRYDSLKDNETVGIDTWYNEQYITSWMYC; encoded by the coding sequence ATGCTTGGATTTAACAAACCCGATATCAATTATCATATAGGTATATATGTAAGGCAAAGCAGGGACGAAAATGAGGAAAATATTGAGACTATTGAAACACAGAAAAAGCTTCTGGCGGACTTTGTGAAAAAGAATAATTTCGGAACTATCTATAAAACTTATGTAGATGACAATGTTTCTGGTGCGGGCTTTGAAAGATACGCCCTTGAAGAGCTTAAAAAAGATGTATTGGCGTGTAACATAAACCTTGTGGTTTTAAAGGACTTATCAAGGCTGGGAAGAAACAACGCCAAAACTCTGCTTTTCCTTGATTTTCTGGAGGAATACGGAGTGCGAGTAATTACTTCAGACGGCAGGTATGACAGCCTCAAGGATAATGAAACAGTGGGAATAGATACATGGTACAACGAGCAGTACATTACATCATGGATGTATTGTTGA